TGATATTTACTTCTGAAACCCCTTTAATATTAAAAAGTTCTCGTTTCAACCTAGCAGCAACACTATCTGTTTCAGTCAAGTCATATCCATAGATTTCAAAATCAGCAGTCGACTGTCCGGAAAGCCCTGTATTACTTCCTCCTAAAATAACTCTTGATTTATTCAATTCTGGGTAAGATTTTAAATCTTCACGCATTTCGTCACAGACTTCAGCTAAAGTTTTCTTACGATCTCCCGGATCAACCAAGCGGAGATTAAAAGTAATAATATGTGATCCATTTTCAGACATTGATGCCCAAGTATTGTCTGTATCAGCCTGACCTACTGTATAACTACATACGGCAATCTCCTTCTTATATTTGGTTAACCACAAGTGAGTTAATTGTTCCGCCACTTTCTGAGACAGCTCTTTACGACTTCCAATAGGCAATTCCAACTTTACAGAAATACGAGCATTATCTTGTGTAGGGAAAAACTCCGAACCAATCCCTTTAGCAGCAAATAAACTGACTAAGAAAAAGGTAGCACAACCAATGATAACCCATATACGGTGACGAACAGCCCAATTCAACATTCTGGCATACCATACATCAAAACCATCCAATGCCTTCTCTACAGGGCCATAAATTTTCCGAAAAGTTTTTGTTTGCTTTTTCTCTAAACGCAGTAACTTAGCACAAAGCATTGGAGTTAAGGATAAAGCCGACACTGTAGAAATAAACATAATGATACACATCATCCAGCCTAGCTGCTTAAAGAGTACCCCTGTCATACCTGTAACCATTGTTAAGGGAAAGAAAACAGCTATCATAGTTAGTGTAGATGCTACAACAGAAATAGCTACTTCGTTAGTTCCATGTATCGCCGCTTGCTTAGGATCAGAGCCTCTTTCAATATGGGTAGTTACATTTTCTAATACCACAATAGCATCATCCACTACCATACCAATAGCAATAGAAAGAGAAGAAAGGGAAATAATGTTCAAGGAGTTTCCTGTCACCGCTAAATAGATAAACGAAGCAATCAACGAAAGAGGAATAGTGATAGAAATAATTAAAGTAGCCCTCCAACGTCCCAAGAATAAAAAGACAACAATGATAACAAACAATAATGCATAAAGCACCGTCTCAGTCAAGCTATCAATGGTATTAAGAATGTTATCAGAGGTATCGACTATTATCCCTAACTTTACATCACTTGGCAAACTCTTCTGCAGTTTCGGCAAAGCCTTCATTACTTCTTTAGAGATATTTACAGAATTAGCTCCAGATTGCTTTTGCACCACAATCATTGCGCCTTTAACCCCATTATTGTATGTTTCTTGAGCACGCTCCTCTACAGTATCTACTACCTTAGCTACATCACGCAGATATACATTAGCTCCACCACTGCTACCAACTACAATATTTGAAAGCTGTCGAGAATCAGTAAACTCCCCTTCAACCCTCAGAGCATAAGTATCATTACCTATATCAAAATTACCTCCTGGAACATTTCTATTCTCAGCTCCAATAACAGAACTAATATTCTCTATTGTCAAATGATATGCTTCTAGCTTATTAGGATCACAATATACTTGTATTTCCCTTTTAGGAGCACCACTAATAGAAACTGTACCAACACCAGGAATACGAGCAAGAGGATTTACCACATTCTCATCTAATATCTTATATAGAGCAGCCTGACTTTCTTTAGCCTGTACCGACAACAAAACGATTGGAATCATGTCAGTACTAAATTTAAAAATCACCGGGGTTTCGACCTCATCAGGTAAAGAGGAACTGATCATATCAAGTTTATCGCGTACATCATTAGTTAGTACATCAATATCATTCCCATATTCAAACTCTAAAGTAATCAAAGACATATTTTCTGAAGACCTGGAAGTAATATGTTTCAGATTACTGACAGCATTTAAAGTGTTTTCGAGCGGACGCGTCACATTATTTTCTATATCAGAGGCACTCGCACCTGGATAAGCCGCCATTACCATAATAGTATTTGTTTCAATATCCGGATATAGATCAACAGGCAATTTGGATAAAGAGAACAGGCCAAAAATCACAACTGCAAGAAAGCAGAGTGAAGTCATTATCGGTTTTTTTACCGCCCCTTCGTATAAACTCATATTACGATTATCTTTTTAAAATAAATAAGTTTTGTAAGCTTTATAAGTAGTTTATCGGATTTACATCTCAACTCTATTTTTGCACGTCAACTTCCATGCCATCCGTTAAATGCGTAAAACCTGCAACAACAACTTGAGAATTATTTTCAACGCCAGATATTAATTCATATTCTGCATTCATTCTGCGTCCTAAAAGAACTTTTTGATAGTAAACCTTTCCATCCTTATAAACATATACATAGCGATCTCCAGAGCCAATTTGCTTAATCACCGCTAAATCGGGAACAACAACATGGTTCTGAGCTCCAAAATTCACAGTAACTCTAGCAAACATTCCTGGTCTTACTTTTCTATTTCTATTAGCTAGCTTTATTTCAACAGGGAAAGTACGAGTTTTAGAATTTATAGTAGGATAAATGAGACTAACCTTACCTTCAAAAACCTCATCTCCAAAAGCGTCTAACTTTAAACTAACAGGTATTCCTTTCTGGATTTTAGTGAAATACATTTCCGAAACATTGATTAATAACTTAACAGGAGTTATTTGCTCAACAACTAAAATGGGAGTGCTATTACTATACATATCCCCATTATCATAATTACGTTCAGTCACTACACCGGAAACAGGGCTCAATAAGGTAGTATTCTCTAGCAAATTATTATACCCTGTTCTCTTCACATCCAAAGTCATTTTAGAAGCATCCCACTCCGACTTTGAAACACCACCTATTTTATATAATTCATCTAATCGCTTAAACTCAATTTCTTGATTCTGCAACTGGAGTTTAGCTTGTTTCAAAGACGCAGCATCCATCTGAACTAGAGCCTGACCTTTAGCAACATAATCTCCAACTTCCACTAAAATATGATCTATACGAACAGGAGATGAAGGCGTTATAGCATTTCGAACTTCAGGTTCAACAGTTGCTGTATACTCTTGGATTTGTTCTACAGGCTGAGTTTGAACTTTTGCTAACTTCACC
This is a stretch of genomic DNA from uncultured Bacteroides sp.. It encodes these proteins:
- a CDS encoding efflux RND transporter periplasmic adaptor subunit; translated protein: MKKVFQLVILWTVLFFIACSGSKKGSGVDEKDDAPKVKLAKVQTQPVEQIQEYTATVEPEVRNAITPSSPVRIDHILVEVGDYVAKGQALVQMDAASLKQAKLQLQNQEIEFKRLDELYKIGGVSKSEWDASKMTLDVKRTGYNNLLENTTLLSPVSGVVTERNYDNGDMYSNSTPILVVEQITPVKLLINVSEMYFTKIQKGIPVSLKLDAFGDEVFEGKVSLIYPTINSKTRTFPVEIKLANRNRKVRPGMFARVTVNFGAQNHVVVPDLAVIKQIGSGDRYVYVYKDGKVYYQKVLLGRRMNAEYELISGVENNSQVVVAGFTHLTDGMEVDVQK
- a CDS encoding efflux RND transporter permease subunit codes for the protein MSLYEGAVKKPIMTSLCFLAVVIFGLFSLSKLPVDLYPDIETNTIMVMAAYPGASASDIENNVTRPLENTLNAVSNLKHITSRSSENMSLITLEFEYGNDIDVLTNDVRDKLDMISSSLPDEVETPVIFKFSTDMIPIVLLSVQAKESQAALYKILDENVVNPLARIPGVGTVSISGAPKREIQVYCDPNKLEAYHLTIENISSVIGAENRNVPGGNFDIGNDTYALRVEGEFTDSRQLSNIVVGSSGGANVYLRDVAKVVDTVEERAQETYNNGVKGAMIVVQKQSGANSVNISKEVMKALPKLQKSLPSDVKLGIIVDTSDNILNTIDSLTETVLYALLFVIIVVFLFLGRWRATLIISITIPLSLIASFIYLAVTGNSLNIISLSSLSIAIGMVVDDAIVVLENVTTHIERGSDPKQAAIHGTNEVAISVVASTLTMIAVFFPLTMVTGMTGVLFKQLGWMMCIIMFISTVSALSLTPMLCAKLLRLEKKQTKTFRKIYGPVEKALDGFDVWYARMLNWAVRHRIWVIIGCATFFLVSLFAAKGIGSEFFPTQDNARISVKLELPIGSRKELSQKVAEQLTHLWLTKYKKEIAVCSYTVGQADTDNTWASMSENGSHIITFNLRLVDPGDRKKTLAEVCDEMREDLKSYPELNKSRVILGGSNTGLSGQSTADFEIYGYDLTETDSVAARLKRELFNIKGVSEVNISRSDYQPEYQVDFDREKLALHDLNLTIAGNYLRNRINGAIASKYREDGEEYDIKVRYAPEYRTSLESIENILIYNAKGEGIRVKDLGTVVERFAPPTIERKDRERIVTVSAVISGAALGDVVSAGKKVIDRLDVPSNISVQVAGSYEDQQDSFRDLATLGLLIVILVFIVMAAQFESLTYPFIIMFSLPFAFSGILMALFLTQNTLNVMSMLGGIMLIGIVVKNGIVLVDYITLCRERGQAVINAVVTAGKSRLRPVIMTTATTVLGMVPMAFGTGQGAEMWRPMGVAVIGGLSISTILTLILIPVLYCVFAGTGIKRQRRIMRKKRLLSEYFEEHKDEIIKK